The DNA sequence GACTTCGACACTAAGATTAATTGTTTTGTTGGAAAAAACGGAATTGGAAAAACGAATGTACTCGACGCTATTTATCATTTGGCGTACGGAAAAAGTTATTTCAATCCCTTGGCCGTGCAAAACATCAAACATGGGGAAGAGTTTTTTGTAATTGATGCGGAATTAGAGAAAAACGACAGAACGGAACAAATTGTTTGCAGCTTAAAAAAAGGGCAGAAAAAAATCTTAAAAAGAAACGGCAAGGCTTACGATAAATTCTCGGACCACATCGGATTTATTCCTTTGGTAATCATTTCGCCTGCCGATCGCGATTTAATTGTGGAAGGTAGCGAAACACGTCGTAAATTTATGGACAGTGTGATCTCGCAATTAGACAGCACTTACCTGCAGCAACTTATACAATATCAGAAAATAATTGTACAGCGAAATGCGCTATTAAAGTATTTTGCACTCAATCACGTTTTTGACAACGATACCTTATCTATATATAATGAGCAATTAAATGTTTTTGGAAAATCTATTTTTGAAAAACGAAAAGACTTCCTGGAACAATTCATCCCTATCTTCAACAAACACCATCAATCGATAACCGGCTCTGAAGAAACGGTACAGCTGGTTTATGAAAGTCATTTGTTTGAAAAAGACTTATTGACTCTTCTACAGGAAACCATCAATAAGGATCGTGCTTTACATTATACAAGTGCCGGTGTGCATAAAGATGATTTGTCATTTGAAATTGACTCCTATCCGATCAAAAAATTTGGCTCACAGGGGCAGCAAAAGTCCTTTTTGATTGCTTTAAAATTGGCTCAGTTTGAATTTCTGAAAAAACAGAGTGGTGTAAAACCGCTTTTACTTTTTGATGATATTTTTGACAAACTAGATGAAAGTCGTGTTGCAAAAATCATCGAGATGGTCAACAGCGAAACATTTGGTCAACTTTTCATTTCTGATACGCATCCGGAACGCACTGAAGCGATTGTAAAATCAACACATCAGAGTTACAAGATCTTTAATTTATGATTTCATTCAGAATACAAAAATGAAAAATCATTACTTTAGCGGTACTATTTTAAAAATCAAGTCCCATGAAATTCTTTTCAACATTACTGCTACTAACTGTATTTACCATTACATCTTGCAACCAAAAACAGACAAACTCTTTTGAGGAAATCAGCCCGAAAGTATTTACAGAAAAAATAAAAACTACCGAAAACCCTCAAATCTTAGACGTTAGAACCCCTGATGAATTTGCATCTGAACACATTGACAATGCTATAAATGTTAACTGGAATGACGAAGATTTCGCTACAAAAGCGGCAACTTACGACAAATCAAAACCTGTTTTTGTCTATTGTTTAAGTGGTGGAAGAAGTAAAAAAGCGGCTGCAAAACTAAACGAATTAGGTTTTACAACAGTCTACGAATTAGAAGGCGGAATCATGAGCTGGAACGCAGAAGGATTATCTAAACCATCAACCGCCCAAATCGGAATGACTCAGGATGATTTTAATAAATTACTGAATACAGATAAAAAAGTTTTAGTAGACTTTTACGCTGAATGGTGTGGTCCTTGCAAACAAATGGAACCGTACTTATTGAAAATGCAAAAAGAAATGGGAGATCAGGTAACCATTATTCGAATCGATGTGGACAAAAACAAAACATTGACTACAGAGATGAAAATAGACCAACTTCCGACTATGTTTTTATACGAGAAAAAAGAAGTCAAATGGAGAAACGTAGGTTTCATCAGCGAACAGGACTTAAAAAAACAACTGCAATAAACTCCCGACTATGCTAACGAAAGAATCATTGCAATTTTTAGACGATCTAAAAGCCAACAACAATAGAGATTGGTTTCAGGACAACAAAAAGAGATACGAAGTTTTCAAAAAAGATTACCACCAATTGGTAAGTGATTTTCTGGATGTAATGAAACCACTTGACCCTTCATTAGAGTTACTTGAAGTCAAAAATTGTACTTTCAGGATCAATCGTGACATTCGGTTTTCTAAAGACAAATCTCCATACAAAGCCCATTTGGGTGTTTGGATATCGGGAGGAACCAAAGGCTTAAACCGTGCCGGGTATTATGTGCACATTGAAAAAGGTGCCAGTTTTATTGCCGGAGGATTTTATTCCCCTGAATCGGATGATTTAAAAAAAGTCAGAAAAGAGATTGCCTTTTTTTACGATGATTTAGAAGGAATTCTATCCGACAAAAACTTCAAAAAAGAGTTTGGCAGTTTTGATGTCAACGAAAGCAATTCGCTTAAAAACCCACCTCGTGGTTATGAGAAAGACCACCCTGCAATTGAATTCTTAAAATTGAAAAGTTTTACAGCTTCTCAAAAATACGACATAAAGGAAGTGGCTCAAAAAGATTTCGTTGCTAAAATGAGTCAAAAACTAATTGCGTTAAAACCTTTAAACGAATTCATCAACCGTGCTTTAGATACGGATGAATTTTAAGTTTTACTTGCCACAAATTTCACAGATTCACACAGATTATTTTTTGAAACGGATTTAGATCTATATAAATTTTTCGCCACAGATTCACACAGATTAGATCATAAACAGGAATTAAATCCTTTTAATCTTTCTAATCTGTGTGAATCTGTGGCAAAAAATACCAATGAATTTTAAACCCATATATTTTTTTACCACGAATTCCAGGAATTAACACCAATTAATTCGTGAAAATTCGTGAAATTCGCGGCTAAAACGCATTGAATGAAAAGAAAAATACTTTTTCTTGGCGAATCTTATCGTGCCGACGCTATCACCTGGATGAAAGGCCTGAAGGAATTTGGTGATTTTGAGATTTGCACCTGGGAGCTTAAAACTCCAAACAATACGAAACTGAACCGTTTCAAACGTATTGCAGAATACCTGTTTGCTCCTCTTTCCATTCGCAAAATCATTCGTCAGGAAAAACCGGATATGGTTATTGCTGAAAGAACGACCAGTTACGGTTTTTTAGCCGCTTTATCAGGCGCCAAAACCATCGCCATTGCACAACAAGGAAGAACCGATTTATGGCCTGAGGGTTCTGTTTTATTGCCTTTAAAAAAAATTATTCAGAAATATGCTTTCAAAAAAGCACATCTAATTCATGCCTGGGGACCGGTCATGACCATTTCAATGAAGGAAATTGGTGTTGACATGAGCAAAGTTTTGGTGCTGCCAAAAGGTATTGATTTGTCTCTTTTTACTCCTTCAACTTCAAATTCCACCAAAATTGAAGCCATCGTAACCCGTTCTTTGCAGCCGGAATACCGACACGATTCCATCCTAAAAGCTTTTTCGATTGTTCAACAAAAAGGAATTGATTTTACAATTACTATCGTTGGTGACGGTACCCGTTTGACTTATTTGAAAGATTTGGCTTCAACCTTACAGATAGAAAACAAGGTGGTTTTTACAGGAAGGATCCCGAATACGGAACTTCCTAAATTACTACAACAATCGAATATCTACATCAGCATGCCAATAACCGAAGGGGTTTCTGCTTCTTTATTTGAAGCCATGGCTTGCCATTGTTATCCTGTAGTTTCTGATATTCCCGGAAATCAGAGTTGGATCACACATCGAAAAAATGGACAGTTAATAACAATTGACGATATCGAAAAACTGGCAGAAGAACTTATTTGGTCTTTTGAAAATCCGGAATCCCGAAATCAGGCTGTACTACAGAACAGAAAATTTGTTGAGGAAAATGCGAATTACAATAGCAACATGAAAATGATTGCAGATAAATACCATGAATTACTTGGCTTACGAGATATGTAGCGTTACTTAACCGCAAGGCTCGCAAGGATTTTTTCGCAAAGGCCGCAAGGTTTAAAACTAAGCCTCACCGCCTTTACAAATACTGCAGTTAAAAAAACTTACTGTTACCCCAAAACCATTACAAAAATTGCCCATTCAGAAACACCAAATGACAGATTTTACAAAAAAATTTAAATTAATCTACCTTCCATTTTTACTAATTACAATAAGTTCTATACTAGGTTATACTTTTTTACACTGGCTCCTTTTTATCCAACTAGAATTATTTTCTATTAAGGAAGATATTTTAAAATTCTGGCTTCCGATCGGATTAGCCTGCCTTTCGATTTACTTTTTTTTATACCCGAGAGTAAAATTACTCCGTTTTAAAAAAGACGACACACCTTCTTTTATTTGTTTTTTAGCAGCACTTATAATTGTCATACCTACCATTACAGCCCAAGAGTATTTAACAACCGCCACAGGAAAAGTAACCGACCTTAAAGATATTTACCAAATACAGAAATTAGAAAAAACGAAATATTATACTTTAAAAAGATGTTACATAGACAAAAGGAATATTGGCGTTCTAAACATGACCTCTCTTAGCGGAAAAGGCAATACAACTTTCAATATCGAGATTTATGTTACAATACCCATTTTCAGAACAGCCAAAGACACCTCAAAAACGGAATGTGAATATTGGCTGGGACAGAAATATACACACAGTATAAGCAACAGTCTTTCATCTGATGATAAAAAATATTATCACAACGAATTTGCACAAACGGTAAGCCAAGAATTTAAATATACCGATTTTAGTAATTTCACTTATCTGGAGGCGATCGGCGAAACTAAGGATCATGACAATTTTGACGATGCTGTTACCAAAAACACGCAATACGATTTTAAAAAACCAATTATTTTTAAAGCCCATAAGGAACGTTTTGAGAAAAGAAATGGCGACAAATTAGAGTGGTTTTTTATCCTATTAAGCGGCGGACTTTTCATCTCGTTAATTTTCCTTCTATTTGCAAAACTAAAAACGGGAGCGATTTACGATTTTAAAAACAGAGGAAAAGCCAGAAACAAAAGCCTAAAAGAAGCCTTTGATATTCTCCTTCCAAAAGAAGACTATTATATAACACCAATCTTAGTAAACATTAACATTATAGTTTTTCTTATAATGGTTATTTCAGGTCTTGGTTTTATGCAGTTCGAAGGAAAAGATTTACTGCAATGGGGAGCCAACTTTAAACCCTCTACAATCAATGGGCAATGGTGGAGACTCCTAACTGCTACATTTCTTCATGGTGGAATAATCCATCTAGCGTCAAACATGTTTGGACTTTTATTTATTGGGGCTTTATTAGAACCTGTTTTAGGGAAAACCAAATTTTCACTTCTCTATTTGTTAACTGGTCTTCTTGCAAGTTTAGCAAGTATATGGTGGTTCGATGCAACTGTTAGTGTGGGTGCTTCCGGTGCTATTTTCGGGCTTTATGGGGTATTTCTTGCTTTACTATTAAAAGAGGTATTTCCAAAAGAATTTAGTACTGTTTTTATGACCAGTACTTTAATATTTATCGCTTATAATCTATTAATGGGATTAACCGGCGGTATTGACAATGCAGCCCATATTGGAGGTCTTTTGAGCGGTTTTATAATTGGCCTTGTTTTATCTCCAATAGTAAAGAAAAAATCAGAATTCGATAACAAATAAAAAGGCAGTTCAAATAAATTATAATCCTTACTTTTGGCCTCAGAATTAATTCTCTAAAAAAGCCTTTTTTATTTATGGAAATTCAATCCAATTTTTCTTTAAAAAAACACAATACATTTGGTATTGAAGCTAAAGCAAAACAATTTGTTGCCGTTCACTCTATTGCCGAACTGAAAACCGTTTTACAAGAAAATAAAAACCAGAAAAAATTCATTTTGGGTGGCGGCAGTAATATGCTTCTGACTCAAGATATTGATGCTTTGGTAATTCATATTGATTTAAAAGGAAAAAAAATCATTGAAGAAAATGATGATTTTGTCTGGGTTGAAAGTCAGGCAGGCGAAACATGGCATGACTTTGTTCTTTGGACGATTGAAAATAATTTTGGCGGGTTAGAAAACATGTCCCTGATTCCGGGAAATGTTGGCACAACTCCAGTTCAGAATATTGGCGCTTACGGAACGGAAATCAAAGATACTTTTGTTTCTTGTGAAGCGATAAACATTGAGTCTCAGGAAATCAAAACTTTCACTAATGCTGATTGTAATTTTGGTTACAGAGAAAGTGTTTTCAAAAATGAAATTAAAGATCAGTATATCATCACAGCTGTGATTTATAAACTAACCAAACGCAATCATAAAATTAATACTTCGTACGGAGATATTCAGGCCGAATTAGCTAAAAACAACATTACTACACCTACCCTGAAGGATGTGAGCAATGCTGTAATTGCGATCCGACAAAGCAAATTGCCGGACCCTAAAGAATTGGGCAACAGCGGAAGTTTCTTTAAAAATCCGATTCTGTTAAAATCGGACTTCGAAAAGATCCATCAAAAATTCCCTGAAATGAAATTTTATGAAGTTTCGGAAACAGAGGTAAAAGTTCCGGC is a window from the Flavobacterium cupriresistens genome containing:
- a CDS encoding DUF2461 domain-containing protein; the protein is MLTKESLQFLDDLKANNNRDWFQDNKKRYEVFKKDYHQLVSDFLDVMKPLDPSLELLEVKNCTFRINRDIRFSKDKSPYKAHLGVWISGGTKGLNRAGYYVHIEKGASFIAGGFYSPESDDLKKVRKEIAFFYDDLEGILSDKNFKKEFGSFDVNESNSLKNPPRGYEKDHPAIEFLKLKSFTASQKYDIKEVAQKDFVAKMSQKLIALKPLNEFINRALDTDEF
- a CDS encoding rhomboid family intramembrane serine protease, which codes for MTDFTKKFKLIYLPFLLITISSILGYTFLHWLLFIQLELFSIKEDILKFWLPIGLACLSIYFFLYPRVKLLRFKKDDTPSFICFLAALIIVIPTITAQEYLTTATGKVTDLKDIYQIQKLEKTKYYTLKRCYIDKRNIGVLNMTSLSGKGNTTFNIEIYVTIPIFRTAKDTSKTECEYWLGQKYTHSISNSLSSDDKKYYHNEFAQTVSQEFKYTDFSNFTYLEAIGETKDHDNFDDAVTKNTQYDFKKPIIFKAHKERFEKRNGDKLEWFFILLSGGLFISLIFLLFAKLKTGAIYDFKNRGKARNKSLKEAFDILLPKEDYYITPILVNINIIVFLIMVISGLGFMQFEGKDLLQWGANFKPSTINGQWWRLLTATFLHGGIIHLASNMFGLLFIGALLEPVLGKTKFSLLYLLTGLLASLASIWWFDATVSVGASGAIFGLYGVFLALLLKEVFPKEFSTVFMTSTLIFIAYNLLMGLTGGIDNAAHIGGLLSGFIIGLVLSPIVKKKSEFDNK
- a CDS encoding glycosyltransferase family 4 protein, yielding MKRKILFLGESYRADAITWMKGLKEFGDFEICTWELKTPNNTKLNRFKRIAEYLFAPLSIRKIIRQEKPDMVIAERTTSYGFLAALSGAKTIAIAQQGRTDLWPEGSVLLPLKKIIQKYAFKKAHLIHAWGPVMTISMKEIGVDMSKVLVLPKGIDLSLFTPSTSNSTKIEAIVTRSLQPEYRHDSILKAFSIVQQKGIDFTITIVGDGTRLTYLKDLASTLQIENKVVFTGRIPNTELPKLLQQSNIYISMPITEGVSASLFEAMACHCYPVVSDIPGNQSWITHRKNGQLITIDDIEKLAEELIWSFENPESRNQAVLQNRKFVEENANYNSNMKMIADKYHELLGLRDM
- the recF gene encoding DNA replication/repair protein RecF (All proteins in this family for which functions are known are DNA-binding proteins that assist the filamentation of RecA onto DNA for the initiation of recombination or recombinational repair.), which translates into the protein MHLNKISLFNYKNFSEVSFDFDTKINCFVGKNGIGKTNVLDAIYHLAYGKSYFNPLAVQNIKHGEEFFVIDAELEKNDRTEQIVCSLKKGQKKILKRNGKAYDKFSDHIGFIPLVIISPADRDLIVEGSETRRKFMDSVISQLDSTYLQQLIQYQKIIVQRNALLKYFALNHVFDNDTLSIYNEQLNVFGKSIFEKRKDFLEQFIPIFNKHHQSITGSEETVQLVYESHLFEKDLLTLLQETINKDRALHYTSAGVHKDDLSFEIDSYPIKKFGSQGQQKSFLIALKLAQFEFLKKQSGVKPLLLFDDIFDKLDESRVAKIIEMVNSETFGQLFISDTHPERTEAIVKSTHQSYKIFNL
- the murB gene encoding UDP-N-acetylmuramate dehydrogenase: MEIQSNFSLKKHNTFGIEAKAKQFVAVHSIAELKTVLQENKNQKKFILGGGSNMLLTQDIDALVIHIDLKGKKIIEENDDFVWVESQAGETWHDFVLWTIENNFGGLENMSLIPGNVGTTPVQNIGAYGTEIKDTFVSCEAINIESQEIKTFTNADCNFGYRESVFKNEIKDQYIITAVIYKLTKRNHKINTSYGDIQAELAKNNITTPTLKDVSNAVIAIRQSKLPDPKELGNSGSFFKNPILLKSDFEKIHQKFPEMKFYEVSETEVKVPAGWLIEQAGFKGKRFGDAGVHKNQALVLVNYGNATGQEILAVSKAVQDTVFKTFGIHIEAEVNVI
- a CDS encoding thioredoxin domain-containing protein, whose protein sequence is MKFFSTLLLLTVFTITSCNQKQTNSFEEISPKVFTEKIKTTENPQILDVRTPDEFASEHIDNAINVNWNDEDFATKAATYDKSKPVFVYCLSGGRSKKAAAKLNELGFTTVYELEGGIMSWNAEGLSKPSTAQIGMTQDDFNKLLNTDKKVLVDFYAEWCGPCKQMEPYLLKMQKEMGDQVTIIRIDVDKNKTLTTEMKIDQLPTMFLYEKKEVKWRNVGFISEQDLKKQLQ